The Astyanax mexicanus isolate ESR-SI-001 chromosome 4, AstMex3_surface, whole genome shotgun sequence genome segment tATTACGAGGATAATATGAAAATTATGCTAACgagtatgatgatggtgatggtgataatCAGAATGATGATAATGCTGTTGAATAATGATGAGTAATGGTAATGATGATCAAAATAAAGGTGATGGTAATTACGGTGATGATTATGGTGTTGTTAaggtccctctctctctttctctctctttctcacacacacacacacacacacactgcctctcccacctctttgtgtgtgtgtgtatgtacgtgtgtgtgcaAGCATGCTGGGAATATGATTAGGAGAAGATGAGGAGTAGGAGAAGATAAGTATGATAAGGAGAAGATGGAGACAGATAGAAAATGAGGTGAAAGACAAGATAATCAATATAAGAAGGATGTTCATCAGGATGATGTTAATGGTAATGTGGATGGTAATACTCAGGGTGATAATGAGAATAATAATGATGCTGATATTAATGATAATGATATTTAAGGTGATGAGGATGATTCAGAGGACGATAATAGTGATGATAATTATAatcaagatgatgatgatgatctagGTAGTTTTGAAGCAGATGATGGTTGGTGATGTTTCTGTTGTGGAAAgtgatatattaataaataaataaataaataaataaataaataaataaataaataaataaataaatagtcgtTTCAAGTATAATTACTGATATTTCAAGGATAATTATAAAAGTGATGCCGAAAAGTATGATAATGGCGATGGTAATGGTGATAATTAGATGGTTAATTATGGTGTTGAAAAAGGACTAAAGATAATGATGATCAAAATAAAGATGATTGTGATTATGGTGATGATTATGGTGGTGTCGAggtccctctctctgtttctctctctctctcacacacacacacacacacacactacctctcccacatttatctgtgtgtgtatgtgtgtgtgcacatgctgGGAGTATGAGTAGGAGAAGATGAGgagtaaaagagataaaaagagagaatgaaGAGAAGGAAAAGATGGTGAGTATAGGAGATGTAAAGAGGATTAGAAGAGGTAAAATTGAGAAGTAAGAGAAGGTAAGGAGTAGGAGAAGATAAAGAGTAGGACAGGTATAGGATGAGGAGTAGCAGAAGATAGGGAGTATAATTGGGAGAAGATGAAGAGTAGGAAAGGTATAAGATGAGGAGTATGATtagaagaagaaggagagaggTAGAAAATGAGGTGTAGGAGAAGATAATCAATATGGGAAGAGGAGGATACGGTGTATGAGTAGGAATCATGAGAAGGAATGGGGGTGAGGCTAacgatattattatcattactggTGTTTTAAGGATAATGATGAAAGTGAGTATGATAACTAAACAAGTATGATAATGGTGATGGTAATGGTGATGATCAGAATGATGATTATGGTGTTGAATAATGACTAAAGATAATGATGATCAAAATAAAGGTGATAGTGATTGTGATTATTATGATGGCGTTGgggtccctctctctctttggtGGTGGTGATGCTAATGATAATGTTAAATGATGATTGTAATGGCAGTGATAATGTATATCGGGATGATGTTAATGGTAATGTGGATGATATGAATGATAAGGTGATaaggatgacacacacacacacacacacacacccacacatacacacacacacacaccctctctttccctccctctcccacctctgtgtttgtgtgtgtgtgtatgtgcgcgcgcgcgtgtgctGAGACTATAACTAGAGCGCGCGAGCCGATCGCGCGCGCAAACGGAGCCCTTCCATCGCCGCGGACGCACGAGGTCCACCTTTTTCTCCTTTTACCGCTCTTCTTCTTTcagcatacatatacatatatacgtatacactgatatatatatatatgcgtgtgCGCGCGACACCGGCGGCATGCTGATGGAAGAGACACGCGCAGAAGGAGCTCGTGCGTTTGGCCGCGCTGGCACGAGCAGATGAACGCGCTGAGCGGTGTTTTTCAGCGCGCGCTCTCGGTCAGCTGAAAGGGGGGCTGGGACCGCGCGAGGGGCTGAACCATGAACTCCTCGGACGGAAACGGCACCTCCGGTACTCAGCTCGCGCTGGAGATTGGAGCTGAGAACGTGATCACGCTGCTGGTGTTCGCGCTGATCTTCGCTCTGGGGGTGCTGGGCAATGCTGTGGTCATCACGGTGCTGGCCCGCAGCCGGCCCGGCAGGGCGCGCAGCACCACCAACATCTTCATCCTGAACCTGAGCGTGGCCGACCTGTCCTACCTGCTCTTCTGCGTGCCCTTTCAGGCCACCGTCTACGTGCTGCCCACCTGGGTGCTGGGCGCCTTCGCCTGCAAGTTCGTCCACTACTTCTTCACCGTCTCCATGCTGGTCAGCATCTTCACGCTGTCGGCCATGTCCGTGGACCGATATGTGGCCATCGTGCGTGCCCGCAGCTCCTCGTCTGTCCGCGTGGCACGCAATGCCCTGCTGGCTGTGGTGGCGATCTGGTTGCTGTCCCTCGCCATGGCGGCACCTGTCGCTTATCACCAGCGCATCATCGAGCGGGAGGACAATGCCACGTATTGCTGGGAGCTGTGGCCACAGGCGCACCACAGGAAGATCTACGTGGTGTGCACCTTCGTGTTCGGATAtgtgctgccgctgctgctcaTTTCCTTCTGCTACGCCAGGGTGAGTGCAGCACCTGTGCTCACCTTTATGGACCTGTACATACCTATAGATACACTGAtgcacacacctgaacacacctgtaTGCACCTGTATGGACCTATAGATACACCTCTTGCAATACACATACACAGACTGTATGTAGGCTACTGACGCATTCACCTGAACACAACTACATGCACCTGCACACACCTGTATGCACCTGCACACACAACTCTGTATGTTATGCACACCTGGATGCATCTGCACACACCTGTACTGATCTGTAGACACACCTCTCGCAACAGACAAAAATAGACTATATGTAGGCTACTGATGCACACCTGGATGCACCTGTATGGACCTATAGATACAGATTGTATGTAGATTTCTGGCACACCTGAACAGACCTGAATGCACCTGCACACACCTGTACTGATCTGTAGAC includes the following:
- the LOC103047815 gene encoding galanin receptor type 1 — encoded protein: MNSSDGNGTSGTQLALEIGAENVITLLVFALIFALGVLGNAVVITVLARSRPGRARSTTNIFILNLSVADLSYLLFCVPFQATVYVLPTWVLGAFACKFVHYFFTVSMLVSIFTLSAMSVDRYVAIVRARSSSSVRVARNALLAVVAIWLLSLAMAAPVAYHQRIIEREDNATYCWELWPQAHHRKIYVVCTFVFGYVLPLLLISFCYARVLNHLRKKLKNMSKKSEASKRKTAQTVLVVVVVFCLSWLPHHVVHLWVEFGSFPLNQASFIFRVAAHCLAYSNSSVNPIIYAFLSENFRKAYKQVFKCQITSESPLNDIKEVRSKAETPLSTNCTNV